Proteins encoded in a region of the Inquilinus sp. KBS0705 genome:
- a CDS encoding phosphoglyceromutase, with amino-acid sequence MKKLFFAALFAASVIQANAQTHQTKNLVVVTLDGMRWQEVFRGADSALVNSKYTSDKEDIAKQYLAATPQQRRKVLFPFLWSVVSTQGQIYGNRDLGNKDELANQYRFSYPGYNEIFTGFPDVRMNTNDAITNPNMNVLEYINKQKGFEGKVIAFSSWERFPQILNVNRSGLPVYSGYADLKNTDANARLKYLNELQHNVPHYLGDSTRLDFITYEYTKEYLKQYKPRVMYMAFDETDDMAHAGNYKFYLERARQEDGYIKALWDMIQSDPFYKDKTTLLITCDHGRGNVPMDKWRDHGADVAGSEQTWFAVIGPDTAPTGEVNTPTITYHKQLAQTMAQLLGFDFKANAGHEVGDAIKTVIQ; translated from the coding sequence ATGAAGAAACTATTTTTTGCGGCCCTTTTTGCAGCATCGGTTATACAGGCCAATGCCCAAACCCACCAAACAAAAAACCTGGTAGTAGTAACGCTTGATGGTATGCGCTGGCAGGAAGTTTTCCGCGGTGCCGATTCGGCTTTGGTTAACTCAAAATACACCAGCGATAAAGAAGACATCGCCAAACAATATTTAGCGGCCACTCCGCAGCAACGCCGTAAGGTACTGTTTCCGTTCTTATGGTCGGTAGTAAGTACCCAGGGGCAAATTTATGGTAACCGCGATTTAGGTAATAAAGATGAGTTGGCTAACCAATACCGCTTTTCGTACCCGGGTTATAACGAGATATTTACCGGTTTTCCGGATGTAAGGATGAACACAAACGATGCTATAACCAACCCTAACATGAATGTGTTGGAATACATTAACAAACAAAAAGGTTTTGAAGGTAAGGTTATCGCGTTTTCGTCGTGGGAGCGCTTTCCGCAAATTTTAAATGTTAACCGTTCGGGCCTGCCTGTTTATTCCGGCTATGCCGACCTTAAAAATACCGACGCTAACGCCCGTTTAAAATACCTGAACGAGTTGCAGCATAATGTGCCCCATTACCTGGGCGACAGCACCCGTTTAGATTTTATTACTTACGAATACACCAAAGAGTATTTAAAGCAATATAAACCACGGGTAATGTACATGGCTTTTGACGAGACTGATGACATGGCACATGCCGGTAATTACAAATTTTACCTTGAGCGTGCCCGCCAGGAAGACGGTTATATTAAAGCCTTATGGGATATGATACAAAGCGACCCATTCTATAAAGATAAAACCACTTTACTGATCACTTGCGACCATGGACGCGGCAATGTGCCTATGGATAAATGGCGCGACCATGGTGCCGACGTAGCAGGATCTGAACAAACCTGGTTTGCGGTTATTGGCCCCGACACCGCACCAACCGGCGAGGTTAATACACCAACTATAACTTATCACAAACAATTGGCACAAACCATGGCGCAATTGCTTGGCTTTGATTTTAAAGCCAATGCAGGCCACGAAGTGGGCGACGCTATAAAAACAGTTATTCAATAG
- a CDS encoding SusD/RagB family nutrient-binding outer membrane lipoprotein: MKKIFITYILPVAMLLTVTSCKKSFEELSLNTNKPNSVPASLLFNGVLNKLVDQPDGSKEIYSQYFLYNYDYYGNNRYDFGSGDDYYTTLKNVLAMEDQAVKGGAAAVNPYSALGKFFRAYFFSQMTLEMGDIPMSQALKGIDNLEPAYDTQKAVMQQSLTWLEDANTDLAALITKGDATLAGDIYYNNDLAKWRKAVNALHLRLLVELSKKASDADLKVTSQFAAIVGNPTKYPVFESSADNLQYVYVTPNNYYPSNPNNFGQNGSRKNMSSTYVGLLTSLKDPRVFVTAEPARDLVDNKKQSATDFASFVGADPGLDLGIMYNNAGLQKYSFINRKFYFSTFTGEPTIILGYAELMFNIAEGINRGWATGSAETFYTNGIKASMASYGIPATGSFTAYFYRPGSTNVQALSNYDTYTINTNFATYYAQPSVIYTAGATGLTHILQQKYLALFRHSGLESYYTYRRTGIPNFTTGTGTGNGGRIAFRFQYPDPERNANSDNYNKALQAQFGGNDDINGVMWILK; the protein is encoded by the coding sequence ATGAAAAAGATATTTATCACCTATATATTACCGGTAGCCATGCTACTAACGGTAACCAGTTGTAAAAAAAGCTTCGAAGAGCTTAGCTTAAATACCAACAAACCCAATAGTGTACCCGCATCATTACTATTTAACGGTGTGCTTAACAAATTGGTAGATCAGCCTGACGGCTCAAAAGAGATTTATAGCCAGTATTTCCTATATAACTACGATTATTACGGAAATAACAGGTACGATTTTGGTAGCGGCGACGATTATTACACCACCCTTAAAAACGTTTTAGCTATGGAAGACCAGGCTGTAAAAGGTGGTGCGGCAGCAGTAAACCCTTATAGCGCTTTAGGTAAATTCTTCCGTGCATATTTCTTTAGCCAAATGACATTAGAGATGGGCGATATACCAATGAGCCAGGCTTTAAAAGGCATTGACAATTTGGAGCCTGCTTATGATACCCAAAAGGCGGTAATGCAGCAATCATTAACCTGGTTAGAAGACGCCAATACAGATCTGGCTGCTTTAATTACCAAAGGCGATGCAACGTTGGCCGGCGATATTTATTACAATAACGACCTTGCAAAGTGGCGCAAGGCGGTAAATGCCTTACACTTGCGTTTACTTGTAGAGCTAAGCAAAAAAGCATCAGACGCTGATTTAAAAGTAACCAGCCAATTTGCAGCTATAGTAGGTAACCCTACTAAATACCCGGTGTTTGAAAGCTCAGCAGATAATTTGCAATATGTGTATGTTACGCCTAACAACTATTATCCTTCAAACCCAAATAACTTTGGTCAAAACGGATCGCGTAAAAACATGTCATCAACCTATGTTGGTTTGCTTACATCTTTAAAAGATCCGCGTGTGTTTGTTACTGCCGAGCCGGCTCGCGACCTTGTAGACAACAAAAAGCAAAGCGCTACAGATTTTGCATCATTCGTAGGTGCCGACCCGGGTTTAGATTTAGGTATAATGTATAATAATGCAGGTTTGCAAAAATATTCATTCATCAACCGTAAGTTCTACTTCTCAACCTTCACAGGTGAGCCAACTATTATATTAGGTTATGCCGAACTGATGTTTAACATTGCCGAAGGTATTAACCGCGGCTGGGCCACAGGTAGTGCCGAAACGTTTTATACCAATGGTATAAAAGCATCTATGGCATCGTACGGTATACCGGCTACTGGTAGCTTTACTGCTTATTTTTACCGCCCGGGTTCAACAAACGTTCAGGCTTTGTCAAACTACGATACGTATACTATTAACACCAACTTTGCTACTTATTATGCTCAGCCAAGTGTTATTTATACAGCAGGCGCAACTGGTTTAACCCATATTTTACAACAAAAATACCTTGCCTTATTCAGGCATTCAGGTTTAGAGTCGTATTACACTTACCGCCGTACCGGCATCCCCAACTTTACAACCGGTACAGGTACAGGTAATGGTGGCCGTATAGCATTCCGTTTCCAATACCCTGATCCGGAAAGAAACGCAAATAGCGACAACTACAATAAGGCGTTGCAAGCCCAATTTGGTGGCAACGACGACATCAACGGTGTGATGTGGATACTTAAATAA
- a CDS encoding SusC/RagA family TonB-linked outer membrane protein, with protein sequence MKQIYPNLKRLTFIIMCCLSPIFLFAQTKITGTVNDETKQPLPGVSVMLKGTTQGTTTDVYGRFIINASPGQVLVFRFIGFADQEAVVGNGTSMVVNLKGDSKTLNEVVVTALGVKKETRRVGYAVSTVNGEDLTLARDPNPITGLVGKVAGLSVGPSAELLGTPNVSIRGNSISLYVVDGFPINTDTYNISPDDIETYTVLKGPAAAALYGNRASYGAILITTKKGNKAKKGLTIDLNSSTVVNAGFLAFPRTQKSYGGGENTFYEFVDGKGGAPGGVDSDYDVWGPFFNGQLIPQYDSPVINGVRQGTPYVARGANNLKNFLRTGYQTNNNVALTANGDNYTVRFSASQQHQNSYIPNQYLDIANANMYASFSPNPRWKFEGNLNFNRQTTDNFPDVQYGPNSLIYNIAVWTGADWDVNAPDIKAIWKPGQEGIQSVFAEYTRYHNPWLMVEKWTRGHYKNDVYGYLSGNYKINNHLNATLRSQIDTYNILRTEKMPFSAHPYGREGNEGDYREDRRDLFDHNTELMLNYDYTVKKFLNLSGLIGGNMRNLTYNSSWASTDYLNVPEVYAFSNSKNPVQATSFNSGMRVLSAYYSLDASFGKYATISSTGRIDKSSAFQVPTTYYYPSLSVATVISDYIKLPETISFLKARGSFSNIRSDATATTIGPAPFSSITVYGGGTGASLYNNPLGYGNTYLSPYNGPDYSLNTSYSTSKPYNSQTAGYATDYLYQNGIKTSTRVNYEEGFDIKFLQNRLGLSATAFQYIDGPRILPNAISTSTGYTVEYINALKTKKTGYEGSLQGTPVKDLSGFSWNVLLNIATYKEVYKELPPGQDTYATFFKAGDRTDKLYGSAFVRTPDGKIINDAAGKPLINPVAQFLGNESANYTWSVYNKFQYKKLSLGVQFDGSVGGVIVDYMHNKTMRGGANAETAEGALGAARYQDWLNFGKAGYNGSYVGEGVTISNGTAINYDSKTGAVLNYSDLQYKNNTQTAFVQDYASKYYNADEANLMSKTYTKLREVTLGFDFPKTFLRKTFIQKASVSVYGRNLLYFYKDKRFKDVDLDQYNYAARSTGLQSPTIRSYGLNLNVSF encoded by the coding sequence ATGAAACAAATTTACCCTAATTTAAAACGGCTCACATTTATTATAATGTGCTGCCTATCGCCCATCTTTTTGTTTGCCCAAACAAAAATTACAGGAACTGTAAATGATGAGACCAAACAACCCTTACCAGGTGTAAGTGTAATGTTGAAAGGTACCACCCAGGGTACTACAACAGATGTTTACGGGCGCTTTATTATTAATGCAAGCCCTGGCCAGGTATTGGTTTTCCGTTTTATTGGCTTTGCCGATCAGGAAGCAGTTGTAGGCAACGGAACATCAATGGTGGTTAACCTTAAAGGCGATAGCAAAACACTTAATGAGGTGGTTGTAACCGCCCTTGGTGTTAAAAAAGAAACCCGCCGCGTTGGTTATGCAGTATCTACCGTTAACGGCGAGGATCTGACCCTGGCACGCGACCCTAACCCTATAACAGGTTTAGTTGGTAAAGTGGCCGGTTTATCAGTAGGTCCATCGGCGGAGTTATTAGGAACACCTAACGTAAGCATACGTGGTAACAGCATATCATTATATGTTGTGGATGGTTTCCCTATTAACACCGATACCTATAACATCAGCCCTGATGATATAGAAACTTATACCGTGTTAAAAGGCCCTGCTGCAGCGGCGTTATACGGTAACCGCGCATCATACGGTGCTATTTTAATTACTACCAAAAAAGGCAACAAAGCAAAAAAAGGCTTAACTATTGATCTTAACAGCAGTACGGTTGTTAACGCAGGTTTCTTAGCTTTCCCACGCACACAAAAATCATACGGTGGTGGCGAGAATACTTTTTACGAGTTTGTTGATGGTAAAGGTGGCGCACCGGGTGGTGTCGATTCGGATTATGACGTATGGGGCCCGTTCTTTAACGGCCAGTTGATACCACAATACGATAGCCCGGTTATTAACGGCGTTCGTCAGGGTACACCTTATGTTGCCCGTGGTGCAAACAACCTTAAAAACTTTTTACGTACAGGTTATCAAACCAACAACAACGTTGCTTTAACTGCAAACGGCGATAACTATACCGTTCGCTTTTCGGCTTCGCAACAACACCAAAACAGCTATATACCCAATCAGTACCTGGATATAGCTAATGCTAACATGTACGCTTCATTTAGCCCTAATCCACGTTGGAAATTTGAAGGTAACTTAAACTTTAACCGTCAGACTACCGATAACTTTCCTGACGTGCAATATGGTCCTAACAGTTTAATATACAACATTGCTGTTTGGACAGGTGCCGACTGGGATGTTAACGCGCCTGATATTAAAGCTATCTGGAAACCGGGTCAGGAAGGGATACAATCGGTATTTGCCGAGTACACCCGTTACCATAACCCATGGTTAATGGTTGAAAAATGGACCCGTGGCCATTACAAAAATGATGTTTACGGTTATTTATCTGGTAACTACAAGATCAATAATCACTTAAACGCAACTTTACGTTCGCAAATTGATACTTATAACATTTTACGTACCGAAAAAATGCCGTTCTCGGCTCACCCATACGGTCGTGAAGGTAACGAGGGAGATTATCGCGAAGACAGACGTGACCTGTTTGACCACAACACCGAGTTGATGTTGAACTATGATTACACTGTTAAAAAATTCCTTAACCTATCTGGTTTAATAGGTGGCAACATGCGTAACCTTACCTATAACTCAAGCTGGGCTTCAACAGATTATTTGAACGTTCCGGAGGTGTATGCCTTCAGTAACTCAAAAAACCCTGTACAGGCAACCAGCTTTAACTCTGGTATGCGCGTATTAAGTGCTTACTACTCGTTAGATGCTTCATTTGGTAAATATGCTACTATATCAAGCACAGGCCGTATAGATAAATCATCGGCTTTCCAGGTGCCAACCACTTATTATTATCCAAGTTTATCGGTAGCTACTGTAATATCTGATTACATTAAATTACCTGAAACCATCTCTTTCTTAAAAGCAAGGGGTTCATTCTCTAACATCCGTTCGGATGCTACTGCCACAACTATTGGCCCCGCTCCGTTTAGTTCAATAACAGTATACGGTGGTGGTACTGGTGCATCGTTATATAACAACCCGCTTGGTTATGGTAACACTTACCTGTCGCCATATAATGGCCCGGATTACTCGTTAAATACTTCTTACTCTACAAGTAAACCATACAATAGCCAAACTGCAGGTTACGCTACCGATTATTTATACCAAAACGGTATTAAAACATCAACCCGTGTAAACTACGAAGAAGGTTTTGATATCAAATTCTTACAAAATCGTTTAGGCTTAAGTGCTACAGCTTTCCAGTATATTGATGGACCGAGGATATTGCCAAATGCCATATCAACTTCTACCGGTTATACTGTTGAGTACATTAACGCTTTAAAAACCAAGAAAACAGGTTACGAAGGATCGTTACAAGGCACCCCTGTGAAAGACCTTAGCGGCTTTAGCTGGAATGTATTATTAAACATTGCTACTTACAAAGAGGTGTATAAAGAATTGCCTCCGGGCCAGGATACCTATGCTACCTTCTTTAAAGCAGGTGACCGTACCGATAAGTTATACGGTAGTGCATTTGTACGCACACCTGATGGCAAAATTATAAACGATGCTGCGGGTAAACCACTGATTAACCCGGTTGCGCAGTTTTTAGGTAACGAAAGCGCCAACTATACCTGGAGTGTTTATAACAAATTCCAATACAAGAAATTAAGCTTAGGCGTACAGTTTGATGGATCGGTAGGTGGTGTAATTGTAGACTATATGCACAACAAAACTATGCGTGGTGGTGCTAATGCCGAAACTGCCGAAGGTGCATTGGGTGCAGCGCGCTACCAGGATTGGTTAAACTTTGGTAAAGCCGGGTACAACGGATCATATGTTGGCGAAGGTGTAACTATATCTAACGGTACAGCTATTAACTACGATTCTAAAACAGGTGCGGTATTAAACTACAGCGATCTGCAATACAAAAACAACACACAAACTGCTTTTGTACAAGATTACGCAAGTAAATACTACAATGCCGATGAAGCAAACTTAATGAGCAAAACCTACACCAAATTACGCGAGGTAACATTAGGGTTTGATTTCCCAAAAACATTCCTGCGTAAAACATTCATTCAAAAAGCTTCAGTTTCTGTTTACGGTCGTAACTTATTGTATTTCTACAAGGATAAACGCTTTAAAGATGTTGACCTTGACCAATACAACTATGCTGCCCGTTCAACAGGTTTGCAATCGCCAACGATTCGCAGCTACGGCCTTAACTTAAATGTATCATTCTAA
- a CDS encoding HDIG domain-containing protein, with amino-acid sequence MPLPVHTPEEIADEVFGLYEQHGDEDYIGEPVSQLEHMAQAAALAEAEGYDDEVILAAFFHDIGHLCAAGAEVGSMDGMGNVDHEKLGADYLLDMGFSARVATLVQSHVVAKRYLTFKHPDYYEKLSPASRVTLGFQGGVMSADEAAAFEANPDKDLIIRFRYWDDEAKLQNIPVNNVAHLKAMAVAHLRRNL; translated from the coding sequence ATGCCTTTACCTGTACATACCCCCGAAGAAATTGCCGACGAAGTTTTTGGTTTATACGAACAACATGGCGATGAAGATTATATTGGCGAGCCGGTATCGCAGCTGGAGCATATGGCACAGGCCGCCGCACTTGCCGAAGCCGAGGGCTATGATGACGAGGTAATATTAGCCGCCTTTTTTCATGATATTGGACACCTGTGCGCCGCCGGTGCCGAAGTAGGCAGCATGGATGGTATGGGAAATGTTGACCACGAAAAATTGGGTGCAGACTATTTATTGGATATGGGTTTTTCGGCAAGGGTAGCTACGTTGGTACAAAGCCATGTGGTTGCCAAACGCTACCTTACCTTTAAACATCCGGATTATTACGAGAAATTGTCACCGGCCAGCAGAGTAACCTTAGGCTTTCAGGGTGGGGTGATGAGTGCCGATGAAGCTGCCGCTTTTGAGGCTAACCCGGATAAAGATCTGATCATCCGTTTTCGTTATTGGGACGATGAGGCTAAGCTGCAAAATATCCCTGTTAACAATGTAGCGCATTTAAAGGCTATGGCCGTTGCGCATTTGCGCCGTAACCTATAG
- a CDS encoding helix-turn-helix transcriptional regulator gives MEDDVLIQISNRIKDRRREKNITVQELASRANVSKGLISQIENSRTIPSLIVLIDIIRALEIDMNVFFKDIQSGGSNFPLIIRRQAEYHHFEKEHAEGFHYQRIFTQSIKKSTVDIVILELEPDAHRPQVQTEAFEYKYILAGSVDYQFGEQVYTLNQGDSMLFDGRIPHTPKNNGKTKASMLVIYFFEKNE, from the coding sequence ATGGAAGATGATGTACTGATACAGATCAGTAACCGAATAAAAGACCGCCGGCGCGAAAAAAACATCACCGTACAAGAACTTGCCTCAAGGGCTAACGTGAGCAAAGGGCTTATTTCGCAGATAGAAAACAGCCGCACCATACCATCGCTTATTGTACTTATAGATATTATCAGGGCGCTTGAAATTGATATGAACGTATTCTTTAAAGATATACAATCAGGCGGCAGCAATTTCCCGCTCATCATTCGCCGCCAGGCCGAGTACCATCACTTTGAAAAAGAACATGCCGAAGGTTTTCATTACCAGCGCATTTTTACGCAGTCGATAAAAAAATCGACGGTTGATATTGTGATACTTGAACTGGAGCCAGATGCGCACCGGCCACAGGTACAAACCGAAGCTTTTGAATACAAATATATATTAGCCGGAAGCGTTGACTACCAATTTGGCGAACAGGTGTATACGTTAAATCAGGGGGACTCAATGCTGTTTGATGGGCGTATACCGCACACGCCAAAAAACAATGGTAAAACAAAGGCAAGTATGCTGGTAATATATTTCTTTGAGAAAAATGAGTGA
- a CDS encoding HAD-IA family hydrolase: MPIKLIVFDMAGTTVKDEDEVTNTFKAALEKYGYNVPTEMVNPLMGYEKKVAITKMLHLKETDSSKITPELISNIHKEFISLMVKHYQQTPALVALPHAEETMLALRNAGIKIGINTGFSRVIADTIVDCMQWRQKGIFDYLIGSDEVEHGRPDPTMINRMMAEAGITDPQEVAKVGDTEVDVREGQNAGCKYVIAVTTGAFTRAELEPYKPTHIIDDIAEVLSIIN; the protein is encoded by the coding sequence ATGCCTATTAAACTTATTGTTTTTGATATGGCCGGCACAACGGTCAAAGACGAAGATGAGGTAACTAATACCTTTAAAGCTGCCTTAGAAAAATATGGCTATAATGTACCTACCGAGATGGTGAACCCGCTTATGGGGTATGAAAAAAAGGTAGCCATTACCAAAATGCTGCACTTAAAAGAGACCGACAGCAGCAAAATAACCCCTGAATTGATAAGCAATATACATAAGGAATTTATTAGCCTTATGGTAAAACATTACCAGCAAACCCCTGCCCTGGTTGCTTTGCCACATGCCGAAGAAACTATGCTTGCACTGCGCAACGCCGGTATTAAAATAGGCATTAACACAGGTTTTTCGCGCGTAATAGCCGATACCATTGTAGACTGTATGCAATGGCGCCAAAAAGGTATATTTGATTACCTGATAGGATCTGACGAGGTAGAGCATGGCCGCCCCGACCCTACCATGATAAACCGCATGATGGCCGAAGCAGGTATTACCGACCCGCAGGAAGTAGCCAAAGTTGGCGATACCGAGGTTGACGTGCGCGAAGGACAAAATGCAGGCTGTAAATATGTAATTGCGGTCACCACCGGTGCCTTTACCCGCGCCGAACTGGAGCCCTATAAGCCAACGCATATTATTGATGATATAGCCGAGGTATTAAGCATTATTAACTAA
- a CDS encoding TIGR03364 family FAD-dependent oxidoreductase, with the protein MSKSAIVIGAGIVGLATARALALRGFKVTVFERNERAVGASIRNFGMVWPIGQPTGPLFERAMLSRSIWKQTCAEAGIWHDEVGSMHLAYHDDELHVMEQYADINRSLRDCDLLTPQQALQKSPAVNPDGLKGALWSGTEMIVEARAAIALVAQHLAEKHGVEFHWNTAISKVEGTRVTSGSRTWQADEVFICSGVEFETLYPELFASLDITKCKLQMLRMVAQPGNWRIGPSLCGSLSMIHYPGFQAAPSLPALRKRYEHEYAEHLKWGIHVMVSQNPTGELTVGDSHEYGLVHDPFDKDFINQMILKYLQTFTRLKNEQVIQTWHGIYSKMTKGQTEVVVEAEPGVTIINGLGGNGMTLSFGLCEQTIAAKFD; encoded by the coding sequence ATGAGCAAATCAGCCATTGTAATTGGCGCGGGTATTGTTGGCCTGGCCACCGCACGCGCCCTTGCTTTAAGGGGATTTAAAGTAACCGTATTTGAACGCAACGAACGTGCCGTAGGCGCATCTATACGCAATTTTGGCATGGTTTGGCCCATTGGGCAACCTACAGGGCCATTGTTTGAACGCGCCATGTTATCGCGCAGTATATGGAAACAAACCTGCGCAGAAGCGGGCATCTGGCACGACGAGGTAGGATCTATGCACCTGGCCTATCATGATGATGAGCTACACGTAATGGAGCAATACGCCGATATTAACCGTAGTCTGCGTGATTGTGACTTACTTACACCGCAACAAGCCTTACAAAAGTCGCCGGCTGTAAATCCCGATGGTTTGAAGGGCGCTTTGTGGAGCGGTACCGAAATGATAGTAGAGGCCCGTGCGGCCATCGCTTTAGTGGCACAACACTTAGCCGAAAAGCACGGTGTAGAATTTCACTGGAATACAGCTATCAGCAAGGTTGAAGGAACAAGGGTTACATCGGGCAGCCGCACCTGGCAGGCCGACGAGGTATTTATTTGCAGCGGCGTTGAATTTGAAACCCTTTACCCCGAACTATTTGCATCTCTGGATATTACAAAATGTAAGCTGCAAATGCTGCGCATGGTGGCACAGCCGGGTAACTGGCGTATTGGCCCATCGCTTTGCGGCAGCTTAAGTATGATACATTACCCTGGCTTCCAGGCGGCACCGTCATTGCCAGCATTACGCAAGCGCTACGAGCATGAATACGCAGAACACTTAAAATGGGGTATACATGTAATGGTATCGCAAAACCCAACAGGCGAGCTTACCGTAGGCGACTCGCACGAATACGGCCTGGTACACGACCCATTCGATAAAGACTTTATTAACCAAATGATATTAAAATACCTGCAAACATTTACACGCTTAAAAAATGAGCAGGTGATACAAACGTGGCATGGTATCTACTCAAAAATGACCAAAGGCCAAACCGAAGTAGTGGTAGAAGCCGAACCCGGGGTTACCATCATCAACGGACTTGGTGGCAACGGTATGACGCTATCCTTCGGCCTATGTGAGCAAACTATAGCCGCAAAGTTTGATTAA
- a CDS encoding alkaline phosphatase family protein — protein sequence MPNLTKVNALLLGLLFTATVTIAQTKVKKALFIIADGIPADVIEKVPTPNLNAIAAQGAYLRAHVGGEKDGYSQTPTISAVGYNSLLTGTWVNKHNVWDNDIAAPNYNYPTIFRLFKNQYPNKKIAVYSSWLDNRTKLVGDSLAQTNRLHVDYHADGYELDTINFKHDRESAYMHRIDEQVIAKAAEGIKANAPDLTWVYLEYTDDMGHRYGDSPQYYTAIEMMDKQVGKIWEAIQYRQKKFNEEWMIFITTDHGRSEKDGRGHGGQSTRQRSTWMVTNAKGLNTYEKYYYPGIVDIMPTIARFMNVSIPAAQAREIDGTPLTGLVSVAEPKANLIQGNLDISWKALNKGETLKIWVAATNNVKEGKPDTYQLLAEVPADKEHALVSVKEMPSQFYKISIEGKYNTVNRWIVPETKK from the coding sequence ATGCCAAACCTTACTAAAGTAAACGCCCTATTGCTGGGCTTGCTATTTACCGCTACTGTTACCATTGCGCAAACCAAAGTTAAAAAGGCGCTATTTATTATTGCCGATGGCATACCCGCCGACGTGATAGAGAAAGTGCCAACCCCAAACCTTAATGCTATAGCGGCTCAGGGCGCTTACCTGCGTGCCCACGTAGGCGGCGAAAAGGACGGCTATTCACAAACGCCAACCATATCGGCAGTAGGGTACAACAGCCTGCTTACCGGTACATGGGTAAATAAGCATAACGTATGGGATAACGATATAGCTGCCCCTAATTACAATTACCCAACCATTTTTAGGCTATTTAAAAACCAATATCCTAATAAAAAGATAGCAGTTTACTCCAGTTGGTTAGATAATCGTACAAAGCTGGTAGGCGATAGCCTGGCGCAAACCAACCGCCTGCATGTAGATTACCATGCCGACGGATATGAGTTGGACACCATCAATTTTAAACACGACCGCGAAAGCGCCTATATGCACCGTATTGATGAGCAGGTGATTGCCAAGGCTGCCGAAGGTATAAAAGCAAATGCGCCCGACCTTACCTGGGTGTATTTAGAATATACCGATGATATGGGCCACCGTTATGGCGATAGCCCCCAATACTATACCGCTATTGAAATGATGGACAAACAGGTTGGCAAAATATGGGAAGCTATACAATATCGCCAGAAGAAGTTTAATGAAGAGTGGATGATATTTATCACTACAGACCACGGCCGCAGTGAGAAAGACGGTAGAGGGCACGGCGGCCAAAGCACCAGGCAACGATCTACCTGGATGGTGACCAACGCCAAGGGTCTGAACACTTACGAGAAATACTATTACCCCGGTATTGTAGATATTATGCCTACTATAGCCCGGTTTATGAATGTTAGCATACCTGCCGCACAGGCGCGTGAAATAGATGGTACCCCGCTCACCGGCCTTGTATCGGTTGCCGAACCTAAAGCCAACCTTATACAAGGTAATTTAGACATAAGCTGGAAAGCATTGAACAAAGGCGAAACCCTAAAAATATGGGTAGCTGCTACCAATAATGTTAAAGAGGGCAAGCCTGATACTTATCAGCTATTGGCCGAAGTGCCTGCTGATAAAGAGCATGCTTTGGTATCGGTAAAAGAAATGCCATCGCAGTTTTACAAGATAAGTATAGAGGGTAAATACAACACCGTTAACCGCTGGATAGTACCCGAAACCAAGAAATAA
- a CDS encoding sigma-70 family RNA polymerase sigma factor has product MFSPVLPCERELLLRVASGDEHSFSDLFNAYHQHLGMHIYRITESAELAEEVVQDIFLKIWLNRETLTAVQNFKAYLFVISKNHALNCLRKLAKERMHQITVEDNILALQPATDGNDSPDYYTLLDEAIDHLPPQQQKVYLLSRHNRLKYDEIATQMGLSRETVKKYLQGATHSITNFVQANIDVTLLLLMLFTLF; this is encoded by the coding sequence ATGTTTAGCCCGGTTTTACCATGTGAACGGGAGTTGCTCTTGCGGGTAGCTTCCGGAGACGAACATTCTTTTAGCGATCTTTTTAATGCCTACCATCAGCATTTGGGTATGCATATCTATCGTATTACCGAATCTGCCGAGTTGGCCGAAGAGGTGGTGCAGGATATTTTTTTAAAGATATGGCTTAACCGCGAAACGCTTACAGCGGTACAAAACTTTAAAGCTTATCTGTTTGTCATTTCAAAAAACCATGCCCTAAACTGCCTGCGTAAACTGGCTAAAGAGCGCATGCACCAAATAACCGTAGAAGACAACATACTGGCCCTGCAACCCGCAACTGACGGGAATGACAGCCCCGACTACTACACCCTGCTCGATGAAGCCATTGACCACCTGCCGCCACAACAGCAAAAGGTTTACCTGCTAAGCCGCCACAACCGATTGAAGTACGACGAGATAGCTACACAGATGGGCCTATCGCGCGAAACTGTTAAAAAATACTTACAGGGCGCCACCCACTCCATAACCAATTTTGTACAAGCTAATATTGATGTTACGCTGCTGCTATTAATGCTTTTTACACTTTTTTAA